The genomic region TTTGGCGGTCGAACACGCGGACGAAGTTCGCCGCATCGATCGAACCGAGATCGCCGGAATGCCAGAAGCCGGCCGTAAAACTCTCGGCGGTCGCCTTCGGATTGTTCCAGTAGCCCTTGATGACCGAGGCGCTGCGGATCCAGAGCTCGCCGATCTCGCCGCGCGGCAGTTCGCGGCCGTCGGCGCCCATCACGACGATCTCGGCGCCGGGGCACGGCAGGCCGACGCTGTCGATATGGGCGGCGGTCAGTTCGCCCGGCATCAGCGTCGAGGGCGACGTGGTCTCGGTTGCGCCGTAGCAATTCGCAAGCTTCAGCCCGGGAATCTTGGCGTCGAGTTTTTCGATGGTCGCGACCGGCATCGGCGCGCCGCCGAAGCCGCCGATCCGCCAGCTCGACAGGTCGTAGCTGTCGAAATCCGGCTGCATCAGGCAGAGATTGTACATCGCCGGCACCATCACCGTGTAGGTGACGCGCTCGCGCGCCGCGACCTTCAGATATTCCGAGGCCTTGAACTCCGGCATGATGATCAGCGCGCCGGCGCAGCGTGCCATCGTGGTGATGTTGGCGACCGCGCCGGTGACATGCGCGAGCGGCACCGCGGCGATCGAGCGATCGGCCCTGGTCAGCTTCAGGCACGAGGCGAACACCATCGAGGAGTGGACGATGTTGCAATGGGCGAGCATGGCGCCCTTCGGCCGGCCCGTGGTGCCCGAGGTGTAGAGGATCATCGCGGTGTCCTCTTCCCTCACCTGTGCCGGCGCCTGGGCCTGCGCGTTGTCGGCGAGGCCAGCGAATTGCGATGTGTCGTCGTCGCTGACGGAAATCCGATGCTTGAGGCCGGGAATGTCGGCCGCATCGGGGATGCGATCCGCGAGCGCGGCTTCATGGACCAGCAGCGTCGCACCGCAATCATTCAGCACATAGGCGATCTCGGGCTTCTGCTGGCGCGTCGAGAGCAGCACCGTGACCAGCCCGGCATGCGCGGCGGCGAACATCGTCAGCACGAATTCGATCCGGTTGCCGAGCAGGATCGCGACGCGGTCGCCGGGCGCAAGGCCGAGTTTTACAAAGCCCGCCGCGACCTTGGCCGATTTCTCCGCGACCTCGCGCCAGCTCAGGCGCGTCCCGCCACAGACCAGCGCCTCGCCGTCGCCGTTCTGCGCAACGGCGTCCGCGATCATCGCCCACAGGCTGCCGGGCCGTTCCGGAAAAGCCGGCACGACGCGGTCGCCGAAGCGCGGCTCGAGCCGCATCGGCGGAATTGCGTGCTGCGACCAGTCCATGTCTGCCCCGTCAGCTCTTCTTCATGCCGTAGACGTGCTCCGGCCCCGGGAAT from Bradyrhizobium elkanii USDA 76 harbors:
- a CDS encoding class I adenylate-forming enzyme family protein, with protein sequence MDWSQHAIPPMRLEPRFGDRVVPAFPERPGSLWAMIADAVAQNGDGEALVCGGTRLSWREVAEKSAKVAAGFVKLGLAPGDRVAILLGNRIEFVLTMFAAAHAGLVTVLLSTRQQKPEIAYVLNDCGATLLVHEAALADRIPDAADIPGLKHRISVSDDDTSQFAGLADNAQAQAPAQVREEDTAMILYTSGTTGRPKGAMLAHCNIVHSSMVFASCLKLTRADRSIAAVPLAHVTGAVANITTMARCAGALIIMPEFKASEYLKVAARERVTYTVMVPAMYNLCLMQPDFDSYDLSSWRIGGFGGAPMPVATIEKLDAKIPGLKLANCYGATETTSPSTLMPGELTAAHIDSVGLPCPGAEIVVMGADGRELPRGEIGELWIRSASVIKGYWNNPKATAESFTAGFWHSGDLGSIDAANFVRVFDRQKDMINRGGLKIYSAEVESVLAGHPAVVESAIIAKPCPVLGERVHAVIVTRTDVNAENLRAWCAERLSDYKVPETMALTSEPLPRNANGKVIKRQIRESLSSVGA